The DNA region TGGCTGCATACGTGCTGGCGAGAACGGAGTTTATCGGCAAAAAAGCGGTGTTGTTTCTCTTGATTGTCGTTATGGTATTCGAGCCGGGCATGATCCCGGAGTATTTGCTGATTAAAGATCTCGGACTTATGAATACGCTTACCTCCTTGATTCTGTATAAGGCGATTAACGTGTATTACCTGTTTATCCTGATGCGGTTCATTCAGGATATTCCGGAGGAGATTTTGGAAGCGTCCCGGATGGATGGCGCCGGACATTTCCGATTGTACACCCGGATCATTCTGCCGCTGTCGAAGCCGGGGCTGGCGACGCTGGGGCTGTTCTACGGCGTGTATCACTGGAATGAATATTTCCGTGCAACGCTGTACATCTCGGAGCCGGGCAAATGGCCGCTTCAGGTCGTTTTGCGCCAGTTCGTCGTCCGCAAGGACAACACGTCCTTGATGGGCAATCAGAATATGTTCGACAGCGCCATCAACTTCGACTTTGCTTCCTTGCAGGCAGGGACGATCATCATTGCGATCGTGCCGCTGCTGTTCCTATATCCTTTCATTTTGAAATATTACGCCAAGGGCGAGCTTGAAGGAGGGGTCAAGGATTAAGCCGGGAAGGCAAGATGTATCCGCCGCGTACGTTCCATTTTCTAAAAAGGGGAGAACAAACCATGAAAAAGGTAAGCCTGTTGTTAATCGTAGCCATGCTGGTTATGGTCATGTCCGCATGCACATCGAACTCTAACTCAAGCGCTCCGGGCGCGGGGCAGGAGCCGGAAGCGGCAAAGCCCGACGGCAGCGGAGAGGCCGTGACGCTGAAGATCGTGTATAAGGATGAGGGAACGACCAATCCGGTCTCCGTAAAATTCTTCGAAACGCTGGAGAAAGCATTGGCGGAGGATGAGGGGCTGAACGTAAAGTTTGAGCTCGTCGATCTGGCGCAGGGCAGCTATGCCGAAAATTTGAATCTGCTGCTGCTCGGCGGCACGATTCCGGATATCATCTATTTCCAGGGCGGCGACCAGCAAATCTCGGAGCAAGGCCTGCTGGAGGATCTGAGACCGTATATCGAAAAATCCAAGTACATCAAAGACATCATGGAGCCGCATAACAAAACCCGCATGGAGAGCTATCCGTATCTGATGTGGATCAAGCCGCTCGCACCGAAAGCGCCGGTGATCCGCGCCGACTGGTTCAATGCGATGGACAGCTCCAAAGCGTTGATCGAAAATCCGACCGTCGACAATTATTACGCCTTCTTTAAAGAGATGGTCGAGAAAAAGCCGGGCGAAGGCAAGCCTAGTTATGCGCTGACCGCCGCAGGCGATATCGCCGAGATCAATTTCATTTTCAATACCGCTTTCGGCCTCGACACGACTTGGCTCAAGAAGGATGACGGAACGTATGAATATTCCAAGGTATCCCAGAACGAGAAGGAGAAGCTGACCTTCTATAACAAGCTTTACAAGGAAGGTTTGCTGGACCCGCAATTCATTACGAAGCAGTGGGACACGAAGGAAGATGCCTTCTATAAGGGCGATGCGGCCGTAATTACAGGCACCGTTGGCAAAATCCTGGATCTGTATGACGGAAGAATGCAGGATCTGGGCGGTAAGGAAGCCGAGCTGATCGTTCTGCCGCCTGCCAAGGGTGATGGAGGTCAAGGCTTCGGGGCCACCGACGTAACGAAGGAATCCCGCGGTCTCGCGATTTCTTCGCAGTCTCCTCACAAGGACATTGCGTTCCGGGTGTTTGATTACTTGGCAAGCCCGAAAGGACAAATGCTGGACCGCCTGGGCTTTGAGAACGAGCATTTTACCGAGGAGAACGGGGAGATCGTGCTCAATGATAAATATTACAGCGAGTGGTATGCACGCTTCTGGGAGCCGGTCGAGATGAAATCGGCAACGCCGCTGAAGACCCCGCTGCTGGGCAAGCCGGGAATGGAGTCGCTAAATATGGCTTCCGAATTTTACACCGAGGACAACAACTTCCTGATTCCGGAGCAATTCGTTGCCAACTGGGATGCGATGAACAATCTGTATAAGGAATATTCGACCGATTTCATTACCGGCAAGAAGGATCTGTCCCAGTTCGATGAATTTGTTGAAGCTTGGTATGCTGCCGGAGGCACGGAAGTAACGAAATATGCTAACGAGAACATCAAATAAGGAGCTTAGAGCGGATGACATTCTTTCGTGACCGAGTAAGGGGCGTGGTCCTATCGACTGCGCTCGGGGATGCCCTGGGGGCTCCCGTCGAGAAGCTGACGTATGCGGAGATCAAATCGAAATATGGCCGGGTGGAATCGCTAATGACCAAGTGGCATAAAGCGGACCTTCCCGCCGATGTCCGGCTCGGCAGAATGCGGGG from Paenibacillus ihbetae includes:
- a CDS encoding extracellular solute-binding protein, giving the protein MKKVSLLLIVAMLVMVMSACTSNSNSSAPGAGQEPEAAKPDGSGEAVTLKIVYKDEGTTNPVSVKFFETLEKALAEDEGLNVKFELVDLAQGSYAENLNLLLLGGTIPDIIYFQGGDQQISEQGLLEDLRPYIEKSKYIKDIMEPHNKTRMESYPYLMWIKPLAPKAPVIRADWFNAMDSSKALIENPTVDNYYAFFKEMVEKKPGEGKPSYALTAAGDIAEINFIFNTAFGLDTTWLKKDDGTYEYSKVSQNEKEKLTFYNKLYKEGLLDPQFITKQWDTKEDAFYKGDAAVITGTVGKILDLYDGRMQDLGGKEAELIVLPPAKGDGGQGFGATDVTKESRGLAISSQSPHKDIAFRVFDYLASPKGQMLDRLGFENEHFTEENGEIVLNDKYYSEWYARFWEPVEMKSATPLKTPLLGKPGMESLNMASEFYTEDNNFLIPEQFVANWDAMNNLYKEYSTDFITGKKDLSQFDEFVEAWYAAGGTEVTKYANENIK
- a CDS encoding carbohydrate ABC transporter permease, with product MRRLELSKIVIYVLLFLFTLMVLIPILNLLALSLTDPGKAHLMGGLDIVPKGFSTINYQLLFANPLITGSIMNSVWITAAGTFLNLLLTSMAAYVLARTEFIGKKAVLFLLIVVMVFEPGMIPEYLLIKDLGLMNTLTSLILYKAINVYYLFILMRFIQDIPEEILEASRMDGAGHFRLYTRIILPLSKPGLATLGLFYGVYHWNEYFRATLYISEPGKWPLQVVLRQFVVRKDNTSLMGNQNMFDSAINFDFASLQAGTIIIAIVPLLFLYPFILKYYAKGELEGGVKD